The Centroberyx gerrardi isolate f3 chromosome 24, fCenGer3.hap1.cur.20231027, whole genome shotgun sequence genome includes a region encoding these proteins:
- the msrb3 gene encoding methionine-R-sulfoxide reductase B3 isoform X2 — MYRTDTDRLATRHLTLAVNVALLLLLFSGACRTKKTWPVGFPQEELRKRLTPMQFHVTQERGTESAFRGEFTDHKEDGTYTCVVCRSPLFKSDTKFDSGSGWPSFFDLVKEESVSLSDDFSYGMHRVETTCSQCGAHLGHLFDDGPRPTGKRYCINSASLAFQAQDAASSAPPGAGAGAGAAAAGGDSASEGKTEL, encoded by the exons ATGTACCGAACTGACACCGACCGACTAGCTACTCGACACTTAACGTTAGCTGTCAACGTCGctttgctgctgctacttttcTCAG GAGCATGTCGTACCAAGAAGACGTGGCCGGTGGGCTTCCctcaggaggagctgaggaagcGCCTGACGCCAATGCAATTCCACGTCACCCAGGAGAGAGGAACCGAGAG TGCCTTCAGGGGTGAGTTCACAGACCATAAAGAGGACGGAACCTACACTTGTGTCGTCTGCCGTTCCCCGTTATTTAA GTCAGACACAAAATTTGACTCTGGATCAG GCTGGCCATCTTTCTTTGACCTGGTGAAAGAagagtctgtcagtctgtcagatgATTTCTCCTACGGGATGCACAGAGTGGAGACTACCTGCAGCCAG TGCGGGGCTCATCTGGGACACCTATTTGATGACGGACCACGACCCACAGGAAAACGCTACTGTATTAACTCAGCCTCGCTGGCTTTCCAGGCCCAAGACGCTGCTTCCTCCGCTCCCCCAGgtgccggggccggggccggggccgcaGCTGCCGGCGGCGACTCAGCCAGCGAGGGGAAGACGGAGCTCTGA
- the msrb3 gene encoding methionine-R-sulfoxide reductase B3 isoform X1: MAVLRRGLCVALHRALGHGSSSGRHPALPAALLGACRTKKTWPVGFPQEELRKRLTPMQFHVTQERGTESAFRGEFTDHKEDGTYTCVVCRSPLFKSDTKFDSGSGWPSFFDLVKEESVSLSDDFSYGMHRVETTCSQCGAHLGHLFDDGPRPTGKRYCINSASLAFQAQDAASSAPPGAGAGAGAAAAGGDSASEGKTEL; encoded by the exons atggccGTCCTCAGACGTGGGCTCTGCGTGGCCCTCCATCGCGCCCTCGGGCATGGCAGCAGCTCAGGCCGCCACCCTGCACTGCCTGCTGCTCTGCTAG GAGCATGTCGTACCAAGAAGACGTGGCCGGTGGGCTTCCctcaggaggagctgaggaagcGCCTGACGCCAATGCAATTCCACGTCACCCAGGAGAGAGGAACCGAGAG TGCCTTCAGGGGTGAGTTCACAGACCATAAAGAGGACGGAACCTACACTTGTGTCGTCTGCCGTTCCCCGTTATTTAA GTCAGACACAAAATTTGACTCTGGATCAG GCTGGCCATCTTTCTTTGACCTGGTGAAAGAagagtctgtcagtctgtcagatgATTTCTCCTACGGGATGCACAGAGTGGAGACTACCTGCAGCCAG TGCGGGGCTCATCTGGGACACCTATTTGATGACGGACCACGACCCACAGGAAAACGCTACTGTATTAACTCAGCCTCGCTGGCTTTCCAGGCCCAAGACGCTGCTTCCTCCGCTCCCCCAGgtgccggggccggggccggggccgcaGCTGCCGGCGGCGACTCAGCCAGCGAGGGGAAGACGGAGCTCTGA
- the msrb3 gene encoding methionine-R-sulfoxide reductase B3 isoform X3 produces the protein MSGFNLLHLISKSQPVALRPCGLPSGACRTKKTWPVGFPQEELRKRLTPMQFHVTQERGTESAFRGEFTDHKEDGTYTCVVCRSPLFKSDTKFDSGSGWPSFFDLVKEESVSLSDDFSYGMHRVETTCSQCGAHLGHLFDDGPRPTGKRYCINSASLAFQAQDAASSAPPGAGAGAGAAAAGGDSASEGKTEL, from the exons ATGTCGGGCTTCAATCTGCTGCATCTGATAAGCAAGAGTCAGCCTGTAGCTCTGAGGCCCTGCGGTCTTCCCTCAG GAGCATGTCGTACCAAGAAGACGTGGCCGGTGGGCTTCCctcaggaggagctgaggaagcGCCTGACGCCAATGCAATTCCACGTCACCCAGGAGAGAGGAACCGAGAG TGCCTTCAGGGGTGAGTTCACAGACCATAAAGAGGACGGAACCTACACTTGTGTCGTCTGCCGTTCCCCGTTATTTAA GTCAGACACAAAATTTGACTCTGGATCAG GCTGGCCATCTTTCTTTGACCTGGTGAAAGAagagtctgtcagtctgtcagatgATTTCTCCTACGGGATGCACAGAGTGGAGACTACCTGCAGCCAG TGCGGGGCTCATCTGGGACACCTATTTGATGACGGACCACGACCCACAGGAAAACGCTACTGTATTAACTCAGCCTCGCTGGCTTTCCAGGCCCAAGACGCTGCTTCCTCCGCTCCCCCAGgtgccggggccggggccggggccgcaGCTGCCGGCGGCGACTCAGCCAGCGAGGGGAAGACGGAGCTCTGA